From Nicotiana tabacum cultivar K326 chromosome 20, ASM71507v2, whole genome shotgun sequence, one genomic window encodes:
- the LOC107796054 gene encoding putative LRR receptor-like serine/threonine-protein kinase At1g63430 isoform X1, with protein MRTWVLFVVLVTVGPMFLMTCYASFPLNEVYALNNFREAIYEDPLLVFSNWNALDSDPCDWSGIFCSMARDHVLKINISGASLKGFLSPNLHLIFSLQELILHGNVLIGTIPKEIGLLKNLKVLDLGSNQLTGPIPLTLGNLSNIMKINLQSNGLTGKLPYELGNLKYLEELRLDRNKLKGTVPASNGSKFTSNVHGMYASGAKLTGLCRLSQLKVADFSFNFFFGSIPKCLHYLPKSSFQGNCLQEKDPRQRSTALCGGTPPAKSHPTQSNNKHQSAEGGARHKATSKPTWLLALEVVTGVIAGSLFLVAILTAINKYKNKSSFIIIPWKKSASEKDHMTVYVDTEMLKDVLRYSRQELEVACEDFSNIIGSSPDSLVYKGTMKGGPEIAVISLCVKEEHWTAYLELYFQKEVAELARINHENTAKLLGYCSESSPFTRMLVFEYASNGTLYEHLHYGEGCQFSWTRRMKIVIGIAKGLKYLHSELVPPFTISELNSNAVYLTEDFSPRLVDFESWKTIIARSEKNSGAISSEGAICVLPNSLESCHLDVQGNIYAFGVLLLEIISGRPPYCKDKGCLVDWAKEFLEVREVLPYVVDPELKHFKYEDLTVICEVVNLCIHPNSSSRTSMRDLCAMLESNIDTSITAELKASSLAWAELALSS; from the exons atgagaactTGGGTTTTATTTGTAGTTTTAGTTACTGTTGGGCCAATGTTTTTGATGACATGTTATGCTTCTTTTCCATTAAATGAAG TTTATGCTCTAAATAACTTCAGAGAAGCTATATATGAAGACCCACTTTTAGTATTCTCAAATTGGAATGCCTTAGATTCAGATCCTTGTGACTGGTCTGGAATTTTTTGCTCTATGGCCCGAGATCATGTTTTAAAAAT TAACATTTCTGGTGCTTCTTTGAAGGGTTTTCTTTCGCCGAACTTGCATCTAATCTTTTCTTTGCAAGAACT GATTTTGCATGGAAATGTACTGATTGGTACAATACCAAAAGAGATTGGCTTGTTGAAAAACTTGAAGGTCTTGGATTTGGGTTCGAACCAACTCACAGGACCAATTCCTCTCACCCTTGGGAACTTGTCAAATATTATGAAAAT AAACCTTCAATCCAACGGATTAACAGGTAAATTGCCCTATGAGCTTGGTAATCTGAAATACCTTGAAGAACTTCGGCTGGACAGAAACAAGCTTAAAGGAACAGTGCCTGCTAGTAATGGCTCAAAATTTACATCCAATGTACATGGGAT GTATGCCTCCGGTGCCAAACTTACTGGTCTTTGTCGTTTATCTCAACTGAAAGTTGCTGATTTCTCCTTCAACTTCTTCTTTGGCAGCATACCAAAGTGTCTGCATTACCTTCCAAA ATCTAGCTTTCAAGGAAATTGCCTTCAAGAAAAAGATCCCAGACAGCGTTCTACTGCTTTATGTG GAGGCACGCCGCCTGCCAAAAGCCATCCAACACAGAGCAATAATAAGCATCAGTCTGCTGAAGGAGGAGCCAGACATAAGGCTACTTCAAAACCCACGTGGCTTTTAGCTTTAGAAGTGGTAACCGGAGTTATTGCAGGTTCTCTCTTCCTTGTGGCTATTCTTACTGCCATTAACAAGTATAAGAACAAATCTTCATTTATCATCATCCCTTGGAAGAAATCAGCTAGTGAGAAAGACCATATGACAGTTTATGTAG ATACCGAGATGCTAAAAGACGTTCTAAGATATAGCAGACAAGAACTTGAGGTAGCTTGTGAAGATTTCAGCAATATTATTGGATCCTCACCAGACAGCTTGGTCTACAAAGGAACCATGAAAGGCGGACCTGAAATTGCTGTCATTTCCCTTTGTGTTAAAGAAGAGCACTGGACCGCCTATCTAGAACTTTATTTTCAGAAAGAG GTAGCAGAATTAGCGAGAATAAATCATGAGAATACTGCAAAACTTCTAGGTTACTGCAGTGAGAGCAGTCCCTTCACAAGGATGTTGGTGTTTGAGTATGCATCTAACGGGACATTATATGAACACCTTCATT ATGGAGAAGGATGTCAATTTTCTTGGACGCGGCGGATGAAAATAGTTATTGGCATCGCTAAGGGACTAAAATATCTCCATTCAGAACTTGTCCCACCATTTACTATATCAGAATTGAATTCAAACGCTGTCTATCTCACCGAAGATTTTTCTCCCAGA CTTgttgattttgaaagttggaaaacAATAATTGCCAGATCAGAAAAGAATTCTGGTGCTATCAGTAGTGAAGGAGCAATATGTGTCCTTCCAAATTCTCTAGAGAGTTGTCATCTTGACGTCCAGGGTAATATTTATGCGTTTGGAGTACTACTGCTCGAAATAATTAGCGGGAGACCTCCATATTGCAAAGATAAAGGGTGCTTAGTAGATTGG GCGAAAGAGTTCCTTGAAGTGCGAGAGGTATTGCCTTATGTTGTAGATCCTGAGTTGAAACATTTCAAATATGAAGACCTCACAGTGATTTGTGAGGTGGTCAACCTTTGTATCCACCCAAATTCCAGTAGCAGGACTTCCATGAGAGACTTGTGTGCTATGTTGGAGAGCAACATTGACACATCCATAACTGCTGAGCTCAAGGCATCGTCTTTGGCATGGGCCGAGCTTGCACTCTCATCCTAA
- the LOC107796054 gene encoding putative LRR receptor-like serine/threonine-protein kinase At1g63430 isoform X2 — MRTWVLFVVLVTVGPMFLMTCYASFPLNEVYALNNFREAIYEDPLLVFSNWNALDSDPCDWSGIFCSMARDHVLKINISGASLKGFLSPNLHLIFSLQELILHGNVLIGTIPKEIGLLKNLKVLDLGSNQLTGPIPLTLGNLSNIMKINLQSNGLTGKLPYELGNLKYLEELRLDRNKLKGTVPASNGSKFTSNVHGIIPKCLHYLPKSSFQGNCLQEKDPRQRSTALCGGTPPAKSHPTQSNNKHQSAEGGARHKATSKPTWLLALEVVTGVIAGSLFLVAILTAINKYKNKSSFIIIPWKKSASEKDHMTVYVDTEMLKDVLRYSRQELEVACEDFSNIIGSSPDSLVYKGTMKGGPEIAVISLCVKEEHWTAYLELYFQKEVAELARINHENTAKLLGYCSESSPFTRMLVFEYASNGTLYEHLHYGEGCQFSWTRRMKIVIGIAKGLKYLHSELVPPFTISELNSNAVYLTEDFSPRLVDFESWKTIIARSEKNSGAISSEGAICVLPNSLESCHLDVQGNIYAFGVLLLEIISGRPPYCKDKGCLVDWAKEFLEVREVLPYVVDPELKHFKYEDLTVICEVVNLCIHPNSSSRTSMRDLCAMLESNIDTSITAELKASSLAWAELALSS; from the exons atgagaactTGGGTTTTATTTGTAGTTTTAGTTACTGTTGGGCCAATGTTTTTGATGACATGTTATGCTTCTTTTCCATTAAATGAAG TTTATGCTCTAAATAACTTCAGAGAAGCTATATATGAAGACCCACTTTTAGTATTCTCAAATTGGAATGCCTTAGATTCAGATCCTTGTGACTGGTCTGGAATTTTTTGCTCTATGGCCCGAGATCATGTTTTAAAAAT TAACATTTCTGGTGCTTCTTTGAAGGGTTTTCTTTCGCCGAACTTGCATCTAATCTTTTCTTTGCAAGAACT GATTTTGCATGGAAATGTACTGATTGGTACAATACCAAAAGAGATTGGCTTGTTGAAAAACTTGAAGGTCTTGGATTTGGGTTCGAACCAACTCACAGGACCAATTCCTCTCACCCTTGGGAACTTGTCAAATATTATGAAAAT AAACCTTCAATCCAACGGATTAACAGGTAAATTGCCCTATGAGCTTGGTAATCTGAAATACCTTGAAGAACTTCGGCTGGACAGAAACAAGCTTAAAGGAACAGTGCCTGCTAGTAATGGCTCAAAATTTACATCCAATGTACATGGGAT CATACCAAAGTGTCTGCATTACCTTCCAAA ATCTAGCTTTCAAGGAAATTGCCTTCAAGAAAAAGATCCCAGACAGCGTTCTACTGCTTTATGTG GAGGCACGCCGCCTGCCAAAAGCCATCCAACACAGAGCAATAATAAGCATCAGTCTGCTGAAGGAGGAGCCAGACATAAGGCTACTTCAAAACCCACGTGGCTTTTAGCTTTAGAAGTGGTAACCGGAGTTATTGCAGGTTCTCTCTTCCTTGTGGCTATTCTTACTGCCATTAACAAGTATAAGAACAAATCTTCATTTATCATCATCCCTTGGAAGAAATCAGCTAGTGAGAAAGACCATATGACAGTTTATGTAG ATACCGAGATGCTAAAAGACGTTCTAAGATATAGCAGACAAGAACTTGAGGTAGCTTGTGAAGATTTCAGCAATATTATTGGATCCTCACCAGACAGCTTGGTCTACAAAGGAACCATGAAAGGCGGACCTGAAATTGCTGTCATTTCCCTTTGTGTTAAAGAAGAGCACTGGACCGCCTATCTAGAACTTTATTTTCAGAAAGAG GTAGCAGAATTAGCGAGAATAAATCATGAGAATACTGCAAAACTTCTAGGTTACTGCAGTGAGAGCAGTCCCTTCACAAGGATGTTGGTGTTTGAGTATGCATCTAACGGGACATTATATGAACACCTTCATT ATGGAGAAGGATGTCAATTTTCTTGGACGCGGCGGATGAAAATAGTTATTGGCATCGCTAAGGGACTAAAATATCTCCATTCAGAACTTGTCCCACCATTTACTATATCAGAATTGAATTCAAACGCTGTCTATCTCACCGAAGATTTTTCTCCCAGA CTTgttgattttgaaagttggaaaacAATAATTGCCAGATCAGAAAAGAATTCTGGTGCTATCAGTAGTGAAGGAGCAATATGTGTCCTTCCAAATTCTCTAGAGAGTTGTCATCTTGACGTCCAGGGTAATATTTATGCGTTTGGAGTACTACTGCTCGAAATAATTAGCGGGAGACCTCCATATTGCAAAGATAAAGGGTGCTTAGTAGATTGG GCGAAAGAGTTCCTTGAAGTGCGAGAGGTATTGCCTTATGTTGTAGATCCTGAGTTGAAACATTTCAAATATGAAGACCTCACAGTGATTTGTGAGGTGGTCAACCTTTGTATCCACCCAAATTCCAGTAGCAGGACTTCCATGAGAGACTTGTGTGCTATGTTGGAGAGCAACATTGACACATCCATAACTGCTGAGCTCAAGGCATCGTCTTTGGCATGGGCCGAGCTTGCACTCTCATCCTAA